A window from Kovacikia minuta CCNUW1 encodes these proteins:
- a CDS encoding response regulator has protein sequence MSSSYGDRCILVVDDEPELNRIVKVTLERLKGWKVITSESVQAGLEQAKGHHPDVILLDLNLDGEGLALLQTLKTDPITQSIPVILFTATDLSDDWLELCPFDLAGVIFKPFDVLHLADEIMKLLGW, from the coding sequence ATGTCCTCTTCTTATGGCGATCGATGCATTCTTGTCGTTGACGACGAACCTGAACTAAACCGCATTGTTAAAGTTACGCTAGAACGACTCAAGGGTTGGAAGGTTATAACCTCTGAGTCTGTACAAGCGGGACTAGAGCAAGCAAAAGGGCACCATCCTGACGTGATTTTGCTGGATCTCAATCTGGATGGGGAGGGGCTGGCTCTGCTGCAAACTTTAAAGACCGACCCAATTACGCAGTCGATCCCAGTGATTTTGTTCACTGCAACCGACCTGTCAGACGATTGGCTAGAATTGTGCCCTTTCGACCTTGCTGGAGTCATCTTCAAGCCGTTCGATGTTTTGCATCTTGCCGATGAAATCATGAAGCTGTTGGGGTGGTAA